One Rosa chinensis cultivar Old Blush chromosome 3, RchiOBHm-V2, whole genome shotgun sequence DNA window includes the following coding sequences:
- the LOC112193971 gene encoding serpin-ZXA, producing MFWLLPDARDWLPALVERAGSEPGFLDHHLNGCCRRVRVGKFLIPQFKMSSGFEASSATKKLGLGCDLMAIVHEAVIEVDENGTKAAAATCARSYFGDGEVSKPDEEEDFVADHTFMFLIREDLTGTVMFMGQVLNPLAG from the coding sequence ATGTTCTGGTTACTTCCGGATGCAAGAGATTGGCTGCCGGCTCTGGTTGAGAGAGCTGGGTCGGAGCCGGGGTTTCTAGATCACCATCTTAATGGTTGTTGCAGGCGTGTTAGGGTTGGGAAATTCTTGATCCCACAGTTTAAGATGTCTTCCGGGTTTGAAGCTTCGAGTGCTACGAAGAAATTAGGGCTGGGTTGTGATTTAATGGCCATAGTTCATGAGGCTGTAATAGAGGTCGATGAAAATGGCACAAAAGCTGCAGCTGCTACTTGTGCTCGTAGTTATTTTGGCGATGGTGAGGTCTCTAAGCctgatgaggaagaagactttGTGGCTGATCACACCTTCATGTTTCTCATAAGGGAAGACCTGACCGGAACGGTCATGTTCATGGGGCAGGTGCTCAATCCTCTTGCAGGCTGA